GTAATATTGATCGTCTCGACCATAATCGGGCGAATATCCTTCCAGCCCATCTCCCGGTAGATCACGACCGAGACGATAATTCCGTACACGACAGCAATAACGGCCGATTCCGTCGGGGTCGCTACCCCGGTATAGATGCTGCCGAGAATCAGAATTGGAAGGAACGCACCCCAGAGCGCCTTGAGCGACGCTTTGACTCGTGTTTCCATGGTTGATTTCTCATCGCTGCCAT
This region of Aneurinibacillus sp. REN35 genomic DNA includes:
- a CDS encoding TRAP transporter large permease subunit, encoding SAGYDKKYAMGLVAAAGTLGILIPPSIPLIIYGITAEESIGKLFMAGVIPGLLLGGVLILSAIYYARKNGYGSDEKSTMETRVKASLKALWGAFLPILILGSIYTGVATPTESAVIAVVYGIIVSVVIYREMGWKDIRPIMVETINIT